Genomic window (Arachis hypogaea cultivar Tifrunner chromosome 13, arahy.Tifrunner.gnm2.J5K5, whole genome shotgun sequence):
CCTTCTTCCGGGTTGCCTGAACCAATGAGTATGAACCGAGCTGGATGTGAGattgaaattccctctctctccaCTGTGTTCCAACCTGATGCAGCGGAATCCAATAAGACATCCACCAAGTGATCATCCAAAAGGTTAACTTCATCAACATATAGTATTCCCCTGTTGGCTTTGGCCAGTAGGCCAGGCTCAAATGCCTTCACACCCTCAGTTAGTGCTTTCTCAATGTCAATTGTCCCACACACTCTATCTTCCGTAGCACCCAATGGCAAATCAACCATGTTAATTTTGGTGTACACAACCTCGAGTTGCTCTCCTTTCAGCACCCGCTCTCTCACTTCAATGCCCATGAATTCTGGATCTTCAGGATCTGAATTGTATGGGTCACCAGCAACAACCTTGATCTCAGGAAGCAAATCAACCAGTGACCTAACTGTTGTAGATTTCCCGGTTCCCCTATCCCCCATGATCATCACACCACCAATCTTGGGATCAATCACATTTAGGAGAAGGCAAAGCTTCATCTCATCCTGTCCAACTATAGCAGAAAATGGGTACACCGGCCTCTGGCTCTCTTTAGAAGCAATCTTCTGAGCCTGAATATGATAAGATCAGAGAGTTGGGAAGCACAtacagataaaaaaaattaagaactaCAACCAGATTCCTTGTTTGTAATGGACTTTCAAATATATATCAAGTGTAGCCTTTACAGGAACAACAATGGGAAGCTATAAAAAAGactgaataaaaatttaaaagggaAAGGATTTACACACTATTTGTATTATACAGATAAGCTTCGTATCAAGTGTTTTATACATATTAAGTTCGATCAATGCTTCCCCTGACTATGAATCCAAAGCTGAAAACCAGTAGTTTTAAGATTTTACAAAGCATTTTACTTTCCATGTATGAACAATGGAAGAAAATCTGTCATAAAAACTGGAATATCCCTTATGTACCTGTTCTACAGAGTTAACTTCAGTGGCAACACTGGCAACTGAGAATTGAGGCCTTCCCTTTATGCCATGAAATCCAATTCGTCCGTAAAACTTGCGCCCAAATACCTGCCCTGCAAAGCCAAAACCCATCCAATATCAATAACAAGTTACACAGTACCTGCAAGTGCAACAAGCACCCACCTTCCATTTCCATGTAGAAACTCCCCAAGCCGATAAAAGTTAAAGAGATTTGGCACAAAAGAACAGATATGAAATGGGTTTTCCTATTAGGCTATAAACACCCAAAATAATGGGAGGacaaaaaaacagaaaaactattggggccaacaatttttaatattttttgccaTCATTTGACCAGCATAAATACTAAattgtatttaacaaataaattcTACTAATTTATGTGTGCAAACCCTGAAAAATGTGAGTGCAAACTATATTGGCTCATGTGTACAAAACTCTAATAAATATAAGTGAAAACATTATACTTCTTGTGTGCAAAACACTGTAAATATGGGTGCAAATTATTGCTGGCCAAggcaaaaaatgataaaatttgctGGCCATGTAAATTGGGATATGATATAGGTACAAATAGTGAAGTGTCTGTTAATGAATTGTACCTGTGGTTAGAGAGAGAGCGTGGACAGAAGGGGAAGATTGGCATCTGGAACGAGAAGGAAAGAGTGCAATTGAGGAAGTGCCGAGCATGGACGCCATATTCAGTTAGTATGCAGTAGCTCTACATGGTTAAGGTTAACCAAAAAACCAAACCTGATTTCAGTTAACTAGAAATTTGATTTAGGTTAGTAAGTAAAACTGGTTTTAAATGAGAAAACCGGTTATTAACCAATTACATAAGTAACAAACCAATTACGAAATCAGCTATACACTTGAATGAGTGTGTGATGAGCACTGAAATCAGCAAAGACTTGAATCCAaacagaggctgaagaagaaggAATGTGTTGAGCACTTCACTGAACGCGCCAAAACAAAATCAATCTCATTATCACATTCTTATTGTTATTGTAATAATTGTTAAAATCATATTAATCACAATTATTTATTGTCAAAGCATTAAAAAGAAGGGTGAATGGCGGAGTGAAGATGTACCCGAAGGAGAGAGAGGAAGCGGAAGAAATGGCGGAGAAGCACAGGCGACGACAGAGCACCACCGACCACTAACGTAGTAAACACCACGGCGAACGTGAGGGGAAGGAGCTGAAGCAGCAGTGGCGGCGAGCACAGGAGGAGCGGAGGCCGGAGAGTGTCTCTGGTGAAAAGTGCAAACAGGTTTGAGGGTGAGGCTACCTGAGGATAAGAAAGTGGATGATTTCGCATTTGCAATATTCGGGTCACgtctcctttttcctttttttttttttcaatttttttttataaattttctcatttgttatttttttttaaccaacATGTATTATTTTCTCTTCTGGTCACTCGTTTAAGCAAAAGCAAGCATAAGAAATTTGAATTTCCACTTTATATATAGCAACTCATTGATCAGTAATAagcttttaaataaaatttaaattcgtaATCAATTAATCTTTATATATAGCAACTCATTGATCAGTAATAagcttttaaataaaatttaaattcgtaataaattaatctttaaccTATAAGACTAAAAGATaccataaacaaaaaattaactaaataagcACAACTAACTTAGATTTAACTAGTGATTAGTTCATTCTTCGATTTAAGTAAATATCTAATATTTAAATAAGGAATGCTAAGAGACTAGCAGAATTTGTGATatttagccatcaattagccatcatcaATATTTTCAATAGTGTGAAATGAGATCTAATGATGTAggattaattatttttcctttgatggttaagtgctggccaaatttcaacaaaaatactgACCCCATAGACTttctctaattttaataaaaatagcatACAGATGGCTTAAATATTACCACATGGTAAATTAATTCTTTTAAGCCCGACGTGGGCTAATTGTGAGTGTGAACATTTCAAGAAAAGCTCAGTGTCATAACCTCCGCAAAAACCGAACAAGatggttaaaaacttaaaatcacAAATTCCACAAAAATTGTATACACATGGAACCATACAAATGCTTCCTACTAAATTAGAGAAACAAATGATAACATTCTACCAAGAAGCTTATGTcattatttgaatatttgtaaataAATAACCACCACCCcccacaaaaacaaaacaaaaaaaacatacaaaaaaaatgACACATGGAGGATTTATCTTTTTATGTTGTCACCAAAAGATATGCTAGGCCTTTCAGGTATTCAACAATCTCCGATCCACCAAGTTTTGAACTTCCAAATACTCTATCAACAAATGTGATTGGAACCTGTATGTATGCGAAACTAAAGTCAGCTCCAAAGTGAATTATGAACTCTTAGTCACCCAATCCTCAAGTTGCCATCATGAGAGATGTTTCATACGTAGATTCAAATGTGAAATTTTGTAGCATCATTGTTTTATCTAATCATTAAGTGCTTACTTCGCTGTATTAAACTACCGGTCATGTTTATGCCTAGTGGCAAGCAAATAATATAACTCACAAAAAGAGAAAGAtcaatagaaaagaatagagccAACCCTGAGAAGAATTCCAATGTCCAGCCAATTCAGTGCTATTAGAAAATGTTTCTATGATTTGTTTGTGTTCAACATCGTTCCAAATCTCATGGATATCTACTGAAGACCAAGGGCTATCTACTTTTGTACGTTAAGGTAAATTTCACAAGGTGACCGTCAAAGGCACAACTACAGTGGCCACTAGCACCAACAGTGCACTAATTGTCTCAAAATAAAGCACACACTTGTATGTTGTATACAAATGATCAACGCTAATACACATCTAAATCAAGAGCTATGAACTAATGAAAGTCAACAAAACAACCAGGTTAACCTATATTATAAACATCATTATGTAAATGTACCTCTTCAATATGGTATCCTTTTCTGGATGCTCTTACTATCATCTCCATTTGAAAGACATATCCCTTACTAACACAGCAACTAATGATGTCTTCAAGAACAGACTTCCTATAAAGTCTACAAAGAACaagaataaatttatttcaaatcatgGAAACAAGGGAGAAACTTACTCTCAACAATGTATTTATTACAAATTATCAAGATCAATACCTAAATGATCCTGTCAAATCTGAGACACCGGGCCATAAAAATGTTTGAGCAAGAACATTTGCTCCCCTGCTTGTTAGTTTGCGCATAAGATTCCATCCGTGCACACCACCACCTTTAACATAACGAGTACCAGT
Coding sequences:
- the LOC112733576 gene encoding magnesium-chelatase subunit ChlI, chloroplastic, producing the protein MASMLGTSSIALFPSRSRCQSSPSVHALSLTTGQVFGRKFYGRIGFHGIKGRPQFSVASVATEVNSVEQAQKIASKESQRPVYPFSAIVGQDEMKLCLLLNVIDPKIGGVMIMGDRGTGKSTTVRSLVDLLPEIKVVAGDPYNSDPEDPEFMGIEVRERVLKGEQLEVVYTKINMVDLPLGATEDRVCGTIDIEKALTEGVKAFEPGLLAKANRGILYVDEVNLLDDHLVDVLLDSAASGWNTVEREGISISHPARFILIGSGNPEEGELRPQLLDRFGMHAQVGTVRDAELRVKIVEERARFDKNPKEFRDSYKAEQDKLQQQIASARSALPSVQIDHDLKVKISKVCADLNVDGLRGDIVTNRAAKALAALKGRDKVSAEDIATVIPNCLRHRLRKDPLESIDSGLLVIEKFYEVFS